The Halalkalibacter krulwichiae genome has a segment encoding these proteins:
- a CDS encoding Gfo/Idh/MocA family protein: protein MEPIKFNYEYSNKIKVGFIGCGAHSFRNVYPTFDYAPVDLVAVCDLDMERAEIYRNRFGAKKAYTDYMEMIKKEDLDAVFIVLNFDRNGRPLYPKILPDIINAGLPVWVEKPISYTAQEAEQLLELQEKAGVQILVSNKRYFYPSFVGAKKIIEDEKFGSAVSMTGRYPLTLTPFQDELGERTGLHWFLDICHPMSGMHYLMGDVKEMCFIEHQPSGNVQTLLTFKSGAIGSLHLPSTQSETSPNERYEIVGNQQNVVIDNAIRLAYYQGKKGSGDYGKAPSFIGDDPTNGPIHWEPEFSLGQLHNKNLFTQGMVQSVNHFANAVLNNEPVERATLRDAWHLTKIFEAYKNNRAGKWIEL, encoded by the coding sequence TTGGAACCAATCAAATTTAATTATGAGTATTCCAATAAGATTAAGGTAGGATTTATAGGGTGTGGGGCTCACTCGTTTCGAAATGTTTACCCAACATTTGACTATGCCCCAGTTGATCTAGTCGCTGTTTGCGACTTAGACATGGAAAGGGCGGAGATTTACCGCAATCGATTCGGAGCGAAAAAAGCGTATACCGACTACATGGAGATGATCAAAAAAGAAGATTTGGATGCGGTGTTCATCGTCTTGAATTTTGACCGGAATGGTCGTCCGCTTTATCCGAAAATTTTACCAGACATTATCAATGCCGGTCTTCCGGTTTGGGTTGAAAAGCCGATTTCCTACACGGCCCAAGAGGCAGAACAGTTACTAGAGTTACAAGAAAAGGCCGGAGTACAAATTCTCGTATCAAATAAGCGTTATTTCTATCCTTCCTTTGTTGGAGCGAAGAAAATCATTGAAGATGAGAAATTTGGTTCTGCGGTGTCCATGACAGGTCGGTACCCACTGACGCTCACGCCGTTTCAAGATGAGCTTGGTGAACGGACAGGGTTGCATTGGTTCTTAGACATTTGCCACCCAATGTCAGGGATGCATTACTTAATGGGTGATGTGAAAGAAATGTGCTTCATTGAACATCAACCAAGTGGCAATGTGCAGACACTCTTAACTTTTAAATCAGGGGCAATTGGTAGTTTGCATTTGCCGTCAACACAATCGGAAACGAGTCCAAACGAGCGTTATGAAATTGTCGGCAATCAGCAAAATGTCGTTATCGATAACGCCATTAGACTCGCGTACTATCAAGGGAAAAAAGGAAGTGGAGACTACGGCAAAGCGCCATCGTTTATCGGCGATGACCCGACAAATGGGCCGATCCATTGGGAACCCGAATTCTCATTAGGTCAACTCCACAATAAAAATCTATTTACTCAAGGCATGGTGCAAAGTGTCAACCATTTTGCTAATGCTGTCTTAAACAATGAGCCTGTTGAACGTGCAACGCTTCGAGATGCTTGGCACTTAACGAAGATCTTTGAAGCTTACAAAAATAATCGAGCTGGCAAATGGATTGAACTATAA
- a CDS encoding cupin domain-containing protein, producing the protein MAKQMQATITDLNAEKHLLPMEWGGIQWLCGQDIDPESEMTFGMVFINAGDSNPRHIHPNCEEIIFVLSGECDHTLGDETYHLKPGMMLRIPRNVPHNATVTSWEPCRMIIAYSAPDRQTIGE; encoded by the coding sequence ATGGCAAAACAAATGCAAGCTACTATTACGGACTTAAATGCTGAGAAACATCTACTTCCAATGGAATGGGGAGGCATTCAGTGGCTATGCGGTCAAGATATCGACCCAGAGAGTGAAATGACATTTGGGATGGTTTTCATTAATGCCGGTGACTCCAATCCTAGACATATTCATCCAAACTGTGAAGAGATTATCTTCGTGTTATCCGGAGAGTGTGATCACACTCTTGGAGATGAAACCTATCACTTAAAGCCAGGGATGATGCTTAGAATCCCGAGAAATGTTCCACATAATGCAACCGTAACGAGCTGGGAGCCTTGTCGCATGATTATCGCTTACTCAGCCCCTGATAGACAAACAATTGGAGAATGA
- a CDS encoding ABC transporter substrate-binding protein: MDRNDWKVVGIFLFLLFMVALTAGCQSPAASPSGQNESNEQSAGEAQQQEGESGEQTLKLLIPNYYNEVEREQWARVIERFTELNPEIDVNVENGDVRVESGSLTALLQSKVNTPDAILMNAGPSRISLLSDAELIRSLDDLYDKNDWQDAIRPFAYQLISGNEHIYELPHMIDAIAHFYNIDVFEEHGVEVPETPEKYIEMLEQLAAVDGVDPITVGARNGYAIGWLFGVMIEAMAGTEKLEEILYGDGSWNDPEIVKVAETLVEWVETGFIPQEAVTLTEADSKFKFLNKQAAIYTGGTYLITDLAQENLQDSVGFFMMPSFLDGKTARPTGGIGQSWVIPTDAKNPEAAEAWLEFILSSDYAEVVYSYPDYNFILASTAAVEAEPAGDVLKSAAVDVEDGSGYNPSVFIGVETGESYFQNLQGLVGGLISAQEAMNNIEEGAQKDKENGFQLNR, translated from the coding sequence ATGGATCGAAATGATTGGAAAGTAGTAGGTATTTTTCTCTTTTTGCTATTTATGGTAGCGCTTACAGCTGGATGTCAATCGCCGGCGGCAAGTCCTAGTGGGCAAAATGAATCGAATGAGCAAAGTGCAGGTGAAGCGCAGCAACAAGAGGGGGAGAGTGGGGAGCAAACGTTAAAACTCTTGATTCCGAACTATTATAACGAAGTGGAAAGAGAGCAATGGGCACGCGTGATTGAGAGATTCACAGAGTTGAATCCAGAGATCGATGTGAACGTGGAGAATGGGGATGTTCGTGTTGAATCTGGTAGTTTAACGGCCCTACTGCAATCAAAGGTGAATACACCTGATGCGATTTTAATGAATGCAGGCCCGAGCCGGATCTCTCTATTATCTGATGCGGAATTAATTCGCTCCTTAGATGACCTGTATGATAAAAATGATTGGCAAGATGCGATTCGTCCGTTTGCTTATCAATTGATTTCCGGAAATGAGCATATTTACGAATTGCCACATATGATTGATGCGATTGCTCACTTCTATAATATTGATGTCTTTGAAGAGCATGGAGTTGAAGTGCCTGAGACACCGGAAAAGTATATTGAAATGCTAGAGCAATTAGCAGCGGTAGATGGAGTTGACCCGATTACAGTAGGAGCTCGAAATGGCTATGCAATTGGTTGGTTGTTTGGCGTGATGATTGAGGCAATGGCTGGTACGGAGAAACTGGAAGAAATTCTTTACGGCGATGGAAGCTGGAATGATCCTGAAATTGTTAAAGTAGCAGAAACGTTAGTAGAGTGGGTGGAGACTGGGTTCATTCCGCAAGAAGCTGTAACGCTAACAGAAGCAGATTCAAAGTTCAAATTCTTAAATAAGCAAGCGGCGATCTATACAGGTGGAACGTATTTGATCACGGATCTTGCGCAAGAGAACTTACAAGACAGTGTAGGATTCTTCATGATGCCTTCTTTCTTAGATGGCAAAACAGCTAGACCGACTGGTGGAATTGGTCAATCATGGGTCATTCCAACAGACGCGAAAAACCCAGAGGCTGCTGAAGCATGGCTTGAGTTCATTCTTTCTTCAGACTATGCAGAAGTAGTGTACAGCTATCCTGATTACAACTTTATTCTAGCGTCTACGGCAGCAGTTGAAGCAGAGCCAGCTGGAGATGTCTTAAAGTCGGCAGCAGTAGATGTAGAAGACGGCTCTGGTTATAATCCGAGTGTCTTTATAGGAGTGGAAACAGGGGAAAGTTATTTCCAAAATCTTCAAGGGTTAGTAGGCGGTTTGATTTCTGCTCAAGAGGCGATGAATAACATTGAGGAAGGAGCACAAAAAGATAAGGAAAATGGGTTCCAACTAAACAGGTAA
- a CDS encoding carbohydrate ABC transporter permease, with product MSVPVNVAAQPAQQKVATKKMNAFKKKIVIFSFLAPALLLYFVFMLYPMLDAVRYSLFDWNGASSSMNFVGLENYAALTQDSLFLRSLGHNLLWVVLSLVLMVLPTLVLAVLISKVRKGRMFFRAAFYLPSVLSLAVVGVLWSKIYDPTMGPINTFLRAIGMDFLARNWLGEPFLVIPALVIASTWAFYGLYMILFLAGLQSIDPQMYEAADIDGAGPIRKFWYITVPSLRNTMNVVVSMVIIHALKGFALIWIMTQGGPFYMSEVVSTYVYKSAFSMNQVSYAAAQSVVLGIIIITFTIAFNYYRERTE from the coding sequence ATGAGTGTACCTGTTAATGTAGCCGCCCAGCCGGCGCAACAGAAGGTAGCAACGAAAAAGATGAATGCGTTTAAGAAGAAAATCGTGATCTTTTCCTTTTTGGCACCAGCACTGCTTTTATACTTTGTCTTCATGCTTTATCCGATGCTAGATGCTGTTCGGTATAGTTTGTTTGATTGGAACGGGGCATCATCGTCGATGAACTTCGTCGGGCTAGAAAACTATGCGGCTCTTACACAAGATTCATTGTTTCTACGATCACTAGGTCATAACTTGTTGTGGGTTGTGCTCAGCTTGGTGTTAATGGTGCTACCAACACTAGTATTAGCGGTGTTGATTAGTAAAGTGAGAAAGGGTCGAATGTTTTTCCGAGCTGCTTTCTATTTGCCAAGTGTACTCTCATTAGCTGTTGTCGGTGTGTTGTGGTCCAAAATCTATGATCCAACGATGGGACCGATTAATACCTTTTTACGAGCGATTGGAATGGATTTTCTTGCACGTAACTGGTTAGGCGAACCATTTCTAGTCATACCGGCATTGGTAATTGCCAGTACTTGGGCGTTCTACGGTTTGTATATGATTCTATTTTTAGCAGGGTTGCAAAGCATTGATCCGCAAATGTATGAAGCGGCCGATATTGATGGCGCGGGTCCGATTCGGAAATTCTGGTACATTACCGTTCCTAGCTTACGAAATACGATGAATGTCGTCGTTAGTATGGTCATTATTCATGCATTAAAAGGGTTCGCTCTTATTTGGATTATGACTCAAGGTGGACCGTTCTATATGAGTGAAGTTGTTTCGACGTATGTGTACAAAAGTGCCTTCAGCATGAACCAAGTTAGCTATGCTGCAGCGCAAAGTGTGGTACTCGGCATTATCATTATCACCTTTACAATTGCCTTTAACTACTACCGCGAAAGGACTGAGTAA
- the dhaL gene encoding dihydroxyacetone kinase subunit DhaL, with amino-acid sequence MEETLTIDDFKGIFTIISGLMDEKRDYLCQLDGALGDGDIGLTMSKGFRGIKKHLSDFQENDIGVLLMQSGLEMANNAASTMGTLVATALMRAGKVSQGKSECTIADISIAFNAMVEGIKDRGKAQVGDKTILDSLSPAAKAIEEANANGLTLKEAVSNASKAAEKGMSETVYMQSQHGRAGRYLEKSIGHQDPGATVGAYFVKGFEEYIYNISE; translated from the coding sequence ATGGAAGAAACTTTAACAATTGATGACTTTAAAGGAATATTTACGATAATTAGTGGACTCATGGATGAAAAAAGAGATTATCTATGTCAACTAGATGGAGCTCTAGGTGATGGAGATATTGGACTAACAATGTCTAAAGGATTTAGAGGAATTAAAAAACACCTCTCCGACTTTCAAGAAAATGATATTGGTGTTTTACTAATGCAAAGTGGATTAGAAATGGCAAATAATGCGGCATCTACAATGGGCACTTTAGTAGCGACAGCACTAATGAGGGCGGGGAAAGTGTCGCAAGGTAAGAGTGAATGTACTATAGCAGATATCTCAATCGCGTTTAATGCCATGGTTGAGGGAATAAAGGATCGAGGAAAAGCTCAGGTTGGAGATAAAACAATTCTTGATTCGCTAAGTCCTGCTGCAAAAGCAATTGAAGAAGCAAATGCTAATGGACTCACATTAAAAGAAGCGGTTAGTAATGCTTCAAAAGCAGCAGAAAAAGGTATGTCGGAAACGGTTTATATGCAATCACAGCACGGTAGAGCCGGACGGTATTTAGAAAAATCAATTGGACATCAAGATCCTGGGGCAACTGTAGGAGCATATTTTGTAAAAGGTTTTGAGGAATACATTTATAATATTTCTGAATGA
- a CDS encoding sensor histidine kinase, with the protein MKEVEYGNFEERFITNSKDAIGDLARGFNHMLGKIKELIESVQKEEQLKKEAEITALQLQINPHFIYNTLESINSLARKKKEYEISHLIVLLGRLLRLSISSFEEKVPLKQELMYVEYYLEIQKQRMRYPLKYEIIVEPAIEHYSTIKWILQPIVENAIIHGIDPLRSEGKITIYVRTKNDFILIDIADNGVGLDQDQISEINENLKHNSTNLTKYRNRVGLYNVQTRILSRYGEPYGLTVTSTLQKGTTVQLKLPIEKGGI; encoded by the coding sequence ATGAAAGAAGTAGAATACGGGAATTTCGAGGAACGATTCATTACCAATTCCAAGGATGCTATAGGCGACTTAGCTCGTGGATTCAACCACATGCTAGGCAAAATCAAAGAATTAATTGAGTCTGTTCAAAAAGAAGAACAATTAAAGAAAGAAGCTGAGATTACCGCTCTGCAGCTTCAAATCAACCCGCACTTTATTTATAACACACTTGAATCCATCAACTCCTTAGCTCGAAAAAAGAAGGAATATGAAATCAGCCATCTAATTGTTTTATTAGGACGCTTATTGCGACTAAGCATCAGCTCGTTCGAGGAAAAAGTACCTCTTAAGCAAGAACTCATGTATGTTGAATATTACTTAGAAATTCAAAAACAACGAATGCGCTACCCTCTTAAATATGAAATCATCGTTGAACCAGCGATCGAACACTATAGTACGATCAAATGGATCCTCCAACCGATTGTGGAGAATGCAATTATTCACGGCATTGACCCATTACGCTCAGAAGGAAAGATCACGATATATGTTCGAACAAAAAATGATTTCATCTTAATTGATATCGCTGATAACGGAGTAGGTCTCGACCAGGATCAAATTTCAGAAATTAATGAAAATTTAAAACATAACTCAACCAACTTAACGAAATATCGAAACCGAGTCGGCTTATACAACGTCCAAACAAGGATACTCTCCCGCTACGGAGAGCCATATGGCCTAACGGTTACTAGTACTCTTCAGAAAGGAACGACTGTTCAACTTAAACTGCCGATTGAAAAAGGGGGAATTTGA
- a CDS encoding response regulator transcription factor: MNKMLIVDDDWMISDSLKTMEEWIDLDIDVVSTAENGQEALYWLEKEPIDIILTDIRMPHMDGLELTKHILDHKLHPAVIIMSGYEEFSYAQKALHYNAKGYILKPIDVNELFDLIKKVTQELASRQQTLNENPDLGSSEPQTQQERLITNTISYIQSNYKEPLTLKLLADRIHLSEHYLGQLFKTVTGESFISYLTTLRMKRSCELLKNPILKVYEISERVGYTDSKHFTKVFKKTYGCTPKEYRKGVVRSTV; the protein is encoded by the coding sequence ATGAACAAAATGCTGATCGTAGATGATGACTGGATGATTTCAGACAGCCTAAAAACAATGGAAGAATGGATTGACCTTGATATCGATGTCGTCAGCACAGCCGAAAACGGCCAAGAAGCTCTCTACTGGCTCGAAAAAGAACCAATCGACATCATTCTAACCGACATTCGCATGCCCCACATGGATGGACTAGAATTAACAAAACATATTCTCGACCACAAGCTCCACCCAGCAGTCATCATCATGAGCGGTTACGAAGAATTCTCATACGCCCAAAAAGCCCTGCACTACAACGCAAAAGGCTACATCCTTAAACCAATCGATGTCAACGAACTCTTTGACCTTATCAAAAAAGTGACACAAGAACTAGCCAGTCGCCAGCAAACACTTAATGAAAACCCAGACCTTGGCTCATCAGAACCACAAACTCAACAAGAAAGACTCATCACAAACACCATCTCCTATATTCAATCAAACTACAAAGAACCACTAACATTAAAACTATTAGCCGACCGAATTCACCTAAGCGAACACTACCTCGGCCAACTATTCAAAACCGTTACAGGCGAATCATTCATAAGCTATTTAACCACACTACGAATGAAACGATCGTGTGAATTATTAAAAAACCCGATCTTAAAAGTCTACGAAATAAGCGAACGTGTCGGGTACACTGATTCCAAACATTTTACAAAGGTGTTTAAAAAGACGTATGGGTGTACGCCAAAGGAATATCGAAAAGGAGTCGTTAGAAGTACGGTTTAA
- a CDS encoding dihydroxyacetone kinase subunit DhaK gives MKKVINDPERVVDEMLEGLLLAHSDKLKSIRVDNRSLVRIDAPVKDKVGIVTGGGSGHLPLFLGYVGKGMLDGVAVGDIFQSPSSQQMLDVIRAVNTGAGVLALYGNYGGDVMNFDMASDLADMENIRVESVVATDDIASMPKGGEEKRRGVAGMFYMYKLASAKAEQGASLEEVKRIAEKANASVRTMGVALSPCTLPEVGRPTFTIKDNEMEIGMGIHGEPGVKKGKIESADSIAETLVSSILEDMPIEKGNNVSVLINGLGATPLEELYIVYRKVHHMLADRGIEIHNRYIGEFATSLEMVGLSVSILKLDDELKELIDEPFSTPFFSQN, from the coding sequence ATGAAAAAGGTAATAAATGATCCTGAAAGAGTGGTAGATGAAATGTTAGAAGGGCTATTATTAGCCCATTCAGATAAATTAAAGAGTATTAGAGTCGACAATCGTTCGTTAGTTCGAATTGATGCACCGGTAAAAGATAAAGTTGGCATCGTTACAGGCGGTGGGTCAGGGCATCTTCCGTTATTTCTAGGCTATGTCGGCAAAGGAATGTTAGATGGCGTTGCTGTTGGTGATATATTCCAATCTCCTAGTTCGCAGCAAATGCTAGATGTTATCCGTGCGGTTAATACTGGTGCAGGAGTTCTAGCATTATACGGAAACTACGGCGGAGATGTAATGAATTTTGATATGGCAAGTGATTTGGCTGATATGGAAAACATTAGAGTAGAAAGTGTGGTTGCAACCGATGATATTGCCTCCATGCCAAAAGGCGGTGAAGAAAAACGTAGAGGTGTAGCAGGAATGTTCTATATGTATAAGCTTGCTTCAGCTAAAGCAGAGCAAGGAGCGAGTCTTGAAGAAGTAAAAAGAATTGCAGAGAAAGCCAATGCTTCAGTTAGAACGATGGGAGTCGCTCTTTCTCCGTGTACATTACCTGAAGTAGGAAGGCCTACTTTTACGATCAAAGATAATGAAATGGAAATTGGTATGGGAATACATGGGGAGCCGGGAGTGAAAAAGGGGAAAATAGAATCGGCAGATAGCATTGCCGAGACACTCGTGAGCTCTATTCTTGAAGATATGCCAATTGAAAAGGGCAATAATGTTTCAGTTTTAATTAATGGTTTAGGGGCGACTCCTTTAGAAGAATTATACATTGTTTATCGGAAGGTTCATCACATGTTAGCGGATAGAGGGATTGAAATCCACAACCGTTATATTGGCGAGTTTGCAACTTCTTTAGAAATGGTTGGTCTCTCTGTATCAATTCTAAAGCTTGATGATGAATTAAAAGAGTTAATTGATGAACCATTCAGTACTCCGTTTTTTTCTCAAAACTAA
- a CDS encoding carbohydrate ABC transporter permease, with product MANLAKKQISGQRALILSLSVLLLFMIAPIIYAVLASFKTNMEIFSSPFALPQTWSFDNIISAWHVGNFQQYFFNSAFVTIGGMALVALVACPAGYAFAQLSFRGNNLVFYLILLGMALPVQAIIIPIFYHLRGMGLVDTLTGLTLVSAGLALPFSIFLMRNTFRDVPKELRESAMIDGAGEWKTYWKIMLPLAKPGVVALLIFTFMNIWNDFLLPLVLLMSQQKYTISLGLYSFQGEMATNYALIFGERSLVWFLVLSSI from the coding sequence ATGGCCAACCTAGCAAAGAAACAAATCTCTGGACAAAGAGCATTGATCCTATCTCTATCTGTTCTGTTGCTCTTCATGATTGCTCCAATCATTTACGCAGTCTTAGCTAGTTTTAAAACCAATATGGAAATTTTCTCGAGTCCGTTTGCTCTTCCACAGACGTGGAGCTTTGACAACATTATAAGTGCCTGGCATGTAGGGAATTTCCAACAGTATTTCTTCAATAGTGCGTTTGTGACGATTGGAGGCATGGCGTTGGTCGCACTTGTTGCTTGCCCGGCTGGCTATGCATTTGCGCAATTATCGTTTCGCGGGAACAATTTGGTGTTTTATTTAATATTGCTAGGAATGGCACTGCCTGTTCAAGCGATTATCATTCCTATTTTCTATCATTTACGAGGCATGGGTTTAGTAGATACGTTAACAGGACTTACTCTCGTCTCAGCTGGATTGGCTTTGCCTTTTTCGATTTTCTTAATGCGAAACACGTTTCGAGATGTCCCGAAAGAATTACGTGAATCAGCAATGATTGATGGTGCAGGAGAATGGAAGACGTACTGGAAGATCATGCTTCCGCTTGCGAAGCCAGGCGTCGTTGCCTTATTGATCTTCACCTTTATGAACATCTGGAATGACTTCTTGTTGCCGCTCGTGCTTTTGATGTCACAACAAAAATATACGATTTCATTAGGTTTGTATTCCTTCCAAGGTGAAATGGCGACAAACTATGCTTTAATTTTCGGGGAACGGTCATTAGTATGGTTCCTAGTATTATCGTCTATTTAA
- a CDS encoding cache domain-containing protein: protein MKFFHSLFFKLLLCLLLISIVPISVVGGITYHKATKNMKENVHFHASSILDQKVNALENLYNELDRLSQGIIHNSLFTRFSENTHLRTHQQLYIELDKLLISIENIFPDFKGITLINQHGFIYHYGYSFNQEFTSTDFYENNWFKLDSHPYITAPHLRDYSNYNTDIPVYSFINEAWDDKLRTKSTIIIDFPEEVVGQFLNDYKGPEVVAGTFIYSEEDYILPLLHD from the coding sequence ATGAAGTTTTTTCACTCATTGTTTTTTAAATTATTACTATGTCTTCTATTAATCTCCATCGTACCAATCAGCGTTGTCGGAGGGATCACCTACCACAAGGCAACAAAGAACATGAAAGAAAACGTTCACTTTCATGCTAGTTCCATCCTCGATCAAAAAGTAAATGCACTCGAAAACTTGTATAATGAGCTCGACCGCTTAAGCCAAGGAATTATCCATAATAGTTTATTTACAAGATTTAGCGAAAATACGCACCTTCGCACCCACCAACAACTGTATATCGAACTCGATAAATTACTAATTAGCATTGAAAATATCTTTCCTGATTTCAAAGGCATTACCCTTATTAATCAACATGGCTTCATTTATCATTACGGATATTCCTTTAATCAAGAGTTCACGTCAACAGACTTCTATGAGAACAACTGGTTCAAGCTAGACTCTCATCCTTACATAACAGCGCCACACCTAAGAGATTACAGCAATTACAATACCGACATACCTGTCTATTCCTTTATTAACGAAGCATGGGATGACAAGCTGCGTACAAAAAGCACCATCATCATTGATTTTCCAGAAGAAGTCGTCGGCCAATTCTTAAATGACTATAAAGGCCCTGAAGTAGTAGCTGGAACATTTATTTATAGTGAGGAAGATTATATTCTCCCCCTCCTTCACGACTAG
- a CDS encoding sugar phosphate isomerase/epimerase family protein: MKFSVVTDMLGEESFEEAISQAKRLGFDFVELRAKLDGDTVDTISVDKAKALREVVESYGLKVATLSSWAVNSCTFSGPPKYDNYDDRHHLEMTEQLDRLFDLADAFHAPNVRIYPLHRREGFDALSTEEKEQEYTHNADVLLRHAKHAKKRGKVLLVENEPPTLANNCQELGVLMKKTQHPNLKLNWDIVNGWRSGEYPTIQAYQAIKGHVASIHLKGASREINSITDESPYGRFNNFAIAGQDDFEHEEIIQAVAEGDPQAILTIDTHYPSFYQQDKIGEVEVVRQTKEFFEKILKVRA; the protein is encoded by the coding sequence ATGAAATTTAGCGTTGTGACCGATATGCTCGGGGAGGAATCGTTTGAAGAGGCGATCTCGCAAGCGAAGAGACTCGGTTTTGATTTTGTCGAACTGAGAGCTAAGCTAGACGGCGATACCGTTGATACGATTTCAGTCGATAAAGCAAAGGCATTGCGGGAAGTGGTCGAGAGTTATGGTTTGAAAGTCGCGACATTAAGTTCGTGGGCTGTTAATTCATGTACCTTCTCTGGACCTCCGAAATACGACAACTACGATGATCGTCATCACTTAGAAATGACCGAACAGTTAGACCGTTTGTTTGATTTAGCAGATGCCTTTCATGCTCCAAACGTCAGGATTTACCCATTGCACCGGAGAGAAGGGTTTGATGCATTATCAACTGAGGAAAAGGAACAAGAATATACACATAATGCGGATGTGCTCCTTAGACATGCTAAGCATGCAAAGAAGCGTGGGAAAGTTCTTTTAGTTGAGAATGAACCACCGACTTTGGCGAATAATTGCCAAGAGCTTGGCGTGCTAATGAAAAAAACGCAGCATCCAAATTTAAAGTTGAACTGGGACATCGTCAATGGTTGGAGAAGCGGGGAATATCCTACGATTCAAGCCTATCAAGCTATTAAAGGCCATGTTGCATCCATTCATTTAAAAGGGGCTTCAAGAGAAATTAATTCAATTACCGACGAATCTCCATATGGTCGTTTTAATAACTTTGCGATTGCAGGTCAAGATGATTTTGAACATGAAGAGATTATACAAGCGGTTGCAGAAGGGGACCCCCAAGCGATCTTGACAATTGATACACATTATCCATCCTTCTACCAACAAGACAAAATTGGTGAAGTGGAAGTCGTACGTCAAACTAAAGAGTTTTTTGAAAAAATTCTAAAAGTCAGAGCGTAA